One Punica granatum isolate Tunisia-2019 chromosome 3, ASM765513v2, whole genome shotgun sequence genomic window carries:
- the LOC116201922 gene encoding nuclear transcription factor Y subunit C-5, which translates to MADEETPETTGPDFPTGRVKKIMKLDKEINKVNSEALFLVTCATQHFLEFLAERSAEVAKEKKRKTVKLEHMRLAVKRHRQTSDFLLDSLPVPSESLDLQAADKSRSLAVADKPKPVPAGTRRIDQFFSKPVSDAST; encoded by the coding sequence ATGGCGGACGAAGAGACGCCGGAGACGACCGGACCTGATTTCCCCACCGGCCGGGTGAAGAAGATCATGAAGCTCGACAAGGAGATCAATAAAGTCAACTCGGAAGCCCTGTTTCTGGTCACCTGCGCGACTCAGCACTTCCTCGAGTTCCTTGCCGAGAGATCTGCAGAGGTCGCGAAGGAGAAGAAGCGGAAGACCGTTAAGCTCGAGCACATGAGGCTCGCGGTGAAGAGGCACAGGCAGACCAGTGATTTCCTCCTGGACTCGCTTCCCGTGCCGTCTGAGTCATTGGATCTTCAAGCGGCTGATAAATCCAGATCTCTTGCTGTAGCTGACAAGCCAAAGCCAGTGCCTGCCGGCACACGGAGGATCGACCAATTCTTCTCTAAACCTGTAAGTGATGCTTCTACTTAG